CCTTTGTCGTGAATCCGAAAATCGCGCGGCGGGCGCTGGAGAAAAAACGCACCGACGAGCTCGAATACGCGCAATTGCTCAAAGACGACGTGCCAGCCGCCCCAATCTACAGCGGACTGGACGGCGGAATGAACAAGGCTTTCCTCGCACAGTATCCGGGCAGAGTGACGCTTGCGAAAGTGATGCCGTATGCATCTTACCTGCCGCAACTGCCACCGATCCCTTGGGTCGACAACGATGCTTCGTTGACGAGTAAATGGTTTGGCACCTTGTTCTCTAAACCGATTGTATGTGACCTGGCTGGTGCCAGCTTCCTATCGACCGTCGTGGAAGGAGACGGGTGCTAAAGCAAGCGCTGGGAGACGGAGTAGTGATGCCCTTCCGACCGTAAGTCTCAGCGGAGCTAAGCGACATTGTATGCTTCTCTCGGTCGCATTTGATCAGATTGTGACTAGCCACCGGTGTACCGTGAATTCATTCTCAATGAACCCCGCCTTGTATAAGGGGTCTTCCTCCAAAACGCGCCGGGCCTCGCGCTCGTTCGTGGCGTTACAGAGATACATCCCTTCCTTGAGGCCCTCGAAGGGTCCGGCCGCACGCAAGACGCCAGCTTGCCGCAACCCCACTAGGTAACTGAGCCGCTCGGAAAACAATCTCGCAAATTCTTCTGTTTGCCCCAAGGACACTAGTTCCCGAACGGTCGGGGCGTGGCCCGCGCCGGCTGCCTTCGCCACGGCGCCTCTCACGCCGGGACGAGCAATTTGCGCGGTGAACTCAGGCGAGAGCTTGAGGATGATGGCATAGACCGAGGCTCTTGGCTGCTGTTGTGTATCCATAGCTGGGCATCCCATCGCTTGACCCGTCACTTCCGATCTCCCCCGATGATTCGACGGCTTCGGTATCGGTCGCCACTTCGCGAAAGGGCCAAAAGGCGACGTCGCTTTGGCCACCTTGGAGCTATCAGCTCGTCCTTGACACCAGCTACGAGATTTCGCCCGCGCCCCTCGCGCATCGCTTTTGCTCGCCTGCGAATTGATCGGTGCAATCGGTCAGAACGAGCTTAACAATCGGTTGGACCGTTGCACCCTTGGCGTTGCACGTTCTTAACCGGCGTATTGATAAGGAGAGGGTCAAGTGACATTGCAGACTTCGGCGGAATTCGTGCGCACCTATAATGCGCAAGCCCACGAGATCGTCGACGCGATCACGGCGGCGGTCCATGGTGCACAGGCCGGATTAAACTGGCTGCGCACTGAACCGCCGGATGTAGAAGAAGTGCGGCGCATGCTCGACGGTATCATTAACGATGGTAAGCGAGCAGCCGAAATCGTCGTTCGACTTCGAGCGCTGGCGGATACATAGGCACTTCAAGTAGCCGATGTCTCTTGTGGTTCACGAGCGACAAAAACTCCCATTGAGCACAACGAGTCCGCCCTTACCCTGATCGCCGACATATCGACGGACACGGATTTTCGTCGCTACGGGTCACACCCGGAATAGCTCGCGCCGAGCATAACGAGTCAGCCTTACTCCGAGCAGCCGACATAGAGCTGACATTACGCAAGGTCTGCGTCGGGCCAAAATCGGTAAATCTCACATTGAGGACAACAATTCCGCTTCGCCTGCCAAAGCAGACCTGGGCTGGTCAAAACACTCCGGCGAGCAACCTGGCGCAGCGAAAATTCAACTGCTTTGTTCGACGACCGAGCAAATCAGGGCGATCGTTGAAAGCCGCTCACACGACGA
This genomic interval from Bradyrhizobium sp. NP1 contains the following:
- a CDS encoding YciI family protein; amino-acid sequence: MDTQQQPRASVYAIILKLSPEFTAQIARPGVRGAVAKAAGAGHAPTVRELVSLGQTEEFARLFSERLSYLVGLRQAGVLRAAGPFEGLKEGMYLCNATNEREARRVLEEDPLYKAGFIENEFTVHRWLVTI